One genomic window of Clostridiaceae bacterium includes the following:
- a CDS encoding response regulator yields the protein MTINIGICDDSGEDIRILSKALYEYDPSFQILAYTNGESLLSECEEKRILFDIIFLDIYMPAQNGIEIARKLRETMKDVKLVFITSSNEHYPDAYDLFAFNYILKPLNTEKLNKILDRALADIAGERHQQISFKYKSTNYRVYCKDILYIESRDKTIYFYMADKSILQCYGKLDGIYKQLPEDLFIRCHQSYIVNISHITEVAESHFMVGKVAINISKKYIKDSKDKYFTYLFERMNIRGQFHD from the coding sequence TAATATTGGCATTTGTGACGATAGTGGGGAAGATATAAGAATTTTATCGAAAGCTTTATATGAATATGATCCTTCTTTTCAAATACTGGCTTACACCAACGGGGAATCTTTGCTTAGCGAATGTGAAGAAAAAAGAATACTTTTTGATATTATTTTTTTGGATATTTATATGCCAGCCCAAAACGGAATAGAAATTGCCAGGAAGTTACGGGAGACCATGAAGGATGTAAAATTAGTATTTATTACGTCCAGCAATGAACATTACCCGGATGCTTATGACTTATTTGCCTTTAATTATATCCTTAAGCCTTTAAACACTGAAAAGCTGAACAAAATATTGGACAGGGCTTTGGCGGACATTGCCGGTGAACGTCATCAGCAAATAAGTTTTAAATATAAATCCACTAATTATCGTGTATATTGTAAGGACATATTATATATAGAAAGTAGAGACAAAACTATTTATTTTTATATGGCAGATAAGTCTATATTGCAATGTTATGGGAAATTAGACGGGATATATAAACAGCTTCCGGAAGATTTATTTATCCGTTGCCATCAGAGCTATATAGTCAATATAAGTCATATTACTGAAGTAGCAGAAAGTCATTTTATGGTTGGTAAAGTTGCTATAAACATATCTAAGAAGTATATCAAAGATTCAAAAGACAAATATTTCACCTATCTTTTTGAACGTATGAATATTAGAGGACAATTTCATGATTAA